The DNA window CAGCACTGCTGGCGGAGCTCCGTGATTTGGGGCAAAGGTATACTAAAAACTTGCACGTTTCAAAGACTATTTGCAAGGCTGAATTTGAGTCAGTTGAGATTGAGCAAATTAAACAAGAACGAAGCAAATACGAACTGGGAATCCTTACTGGAGTAATGCGAAAGAATCATCATGACATCATGCTGAATTTTCATCTGGCAGAAAAGATTATTGTCGGATATCGCACATTGCAGCGCGATGGGATTGTATCTTTGTTGGAATATTTTACCAGACAAAACGATGTCTTGTTGCAAAATGACCAAAAGCTTGTAGATTTTCTGCACAAATTGCAACAAGGAGCGTACAATACGCCCCATCCAAAATTCCGTACATTGGAAAACTTTCTACGGGAATTTTTTCAGGTGAGTTCGATTGCTTATTATACCTACCTGTGATAAATTTAAACGTTTTTTGTAGAGACGTTCTGATGCAAAAGTACTGATTGTTGTTGAGCATTTGGATGTAGCTCTTGTCATCAATAAATGCCTTCAAGTGATCCCTGAATGCAAACACAAAGTATTGATCGGTAAGTTTGCGTCCTTAAACTAAGCGTTAGaccttcaaaaagaaaatttccTCCTTCTAGACGCCAACTACGCTCAAGACATTGATATGTACTGCAAAAGTCAATTGAACGTTCTTATTGTAACGATTTCTATTGAACCGGCTATCGACATTGGAGAAACGGATTTGATTATACTTTTCAACATGACCGATAACCCACGTAAGTTTCTGGCACACATCGCACGCACTCGCGGAAAAAAGCATGGGGCCATCGTTATTTTGACTACGGAGGGAGCTGAACAACAGGAAGTGGATGAAGTTATCCATACTCGTCGTTCGTATCACTTCGAAAATCGTAATATTCTCCCAATAGGAGTAGATCTTTCGAACATGATGATGCAAACTTCACCGTTACTAATTCCACCTGGGTTTCAGCCAAAAGGAAGGCAAATTTTCTTCAACGTTCCACCCTCGACTGATCCGTCATCGCAGGAATTCAAAGCAACGGTAGAAGATCCTGCATATTTTCAACTGGGGATGGACCAGAAAATTTCGCCGCAAGCCGGGGATAAGCGAAAAATTGTTGAGGTATTTTCCGATAAACCGGCTGCCTACGATGCGGTCAATGGACAGACGTACTATGAGGTAGTTCCGATAAAGCAACAGCAGCTAGAGTTACCACTGCAGAGGAATGATTGCTAAACGCGTGAAATACGTCTCATCTGGTTGAAGTGGGCAGCTTGTAAGATAAGTtcgtatttcttgtttttgttttaaccATATTTTGATGTTTTTATGTTAAGTCTATTTGATAACCAGTAATATTTTAACACCAGGAAGGTGTTTTAATAAAATCGACtactagaatgattaaaaaaggGTCATTGTGGGTGTGTACGAGCAAAATTGTAGAATATTATAAAAAGACAAAAATCCAAGGCAGTATCCAGGGTTTGTTTGAACCCTGTTTTTCTTGAGAAGTGAGGTTTTCGTTgtgggtgaatggagaacagtgagtctagttaggtatgcaaactaggctcgatggAACTATCCAAGTATTCTCAACCGCTGTTCGGTAGTTTTCACGCCGCCACCCGCGTTATGGCTTGGTAAGGCcaaactggtgtcgaaggggGTCAATAAAGGTTGCCTGGTGTATTCTTGATGGTCGCATTAGTTCTGTGGCCCTTTTCTCTTGTGAACTAGGAATAACCGTGCGATATATCGTCAACGTGGATTTGATGAATAgcaacaactttattcaaaatatCGTTCAAATACTACAGTTAGTAAACTCACAGAGatcagacatataagctagaacaaactttcccgaaaacctgtgtaaacatttaaatgaaaatacgttgataaTCACTGTtgcatacaggtttgcatgcgtgagttACCAGTGTATCCAAGTTACTACAAGTTGCTACAAGTCCCGTGTAGCGATTGCGAAGGGCTGACCAGtgacaagttgctacttgctgttgtcatttcaaagcgacaggttaatttcttacacaagttgaaaacttgtatgtcagttctcagtgcagtGGTAAACTTAAACTTGTGTCAGcagcagtggcgtagtaagaaaatttttcggggggggatatgaattttttttgtatatatatgaaaaaatgttcaaaaacattctgagcaggaaaaaatgttcaaaaaccaacaactcagggaactgGTTTGGGCAGTCAatgtaggaaagctagctgttggtatagaataaatgctcttcccctacgaggacaatctgggcggcaaacttcagacattctaatttactgagcccttcagttcccttgtgccattcagtagcACTTCCTCAttgagcttccgacttgttcgcgaactactcggtctagtccccgacgatagatttAGCCTACTCccacgaaaagttccccggcgagagaagttcgagccaaccagccaggtgctgcggtcagttcggcgattccggtagagtagggcatccggtttgctggagccccggcgcgactggtggtgtgtcgtcgcggtctacacggtctcgttcccggcggtgaatctgactgtaagctgacggagaggtctcagacaaaagaagttctcccgataccgattcttgtttggtttcagtaccacaacttcttgagccctttgactccgtaaccggtgccatttagcacctcaactcctttaagccatttagttctcttcttgggccatttagcactacttccttgatggtccattcagtcctcgacttgttcgcgaacaactcggtctagtccccgacgatggacctgacctactccgacagagaattccccggcgagagaagttctcccaagatcgagctaatcagctaggtgccgaggtcagttcgacgattctggtgaagcagggtatccgatgcactggtgcgccgatgacccacgaatagtggtgtctcgtcgctgtctactcagtctagtccccagcggtgaatctagcttacgctaacggagagttccctgtcgaaaaaagttttcccaatatcgattcttctttggttttcgctatttttctatcggaacaatcggtggggtgccgtggtcggtctggcgaatccgcatggagcatgacgtccggttcgctggcgtttcgacgactcatactcgccgctctgttgcagtctattcaactagtcctcggcggtggatctagcttatacctgcggagagttccctggcggtgattgctctcccgaaaccgttgttcgatgtccattccgctgtaagacggtcatgatctacatcagcggttctcaacctttttcgtaccacggaccccttagatatcacacggggttgctgcggacccccacagataaacatcaattttataTGCTatgaatatgttattttcaatttgttaggaaacaagatttgaaatttcaatatgcactcggaaaatatatttttcttcgcggactgccagcaatgacttcgcggccccctagaggcccgcggaccccaggttgagaatcactgatctacaccatatctctgtttactgcgttccacgtctctacGTCGTTTGTCATTcagtaggctacattatccgggttgatgtccggtcctcccgttttaagtagcacCCTGCActtcacttcaaacctcggacattcaaagacttcaaacctcggacattcaaagacactccaggcacagtgttgacgttgcgtacccacaccgatgaagatactccttaagcaacCGTGGCTCGgtagctgtttcaggtggaaggtcatctctccgtgctttctattgacccacgtcgacaggtttggatgagccggtaggtccactttcctttctccgtattatcccattcctgctgctgcGTCACCATCGAagcgattctcatcatcttcctcacgtttctgacgtttcattgattgtagcacttgatatcctccgtcagggtaatgcagatggggatcatctcggcgtcaaggcatactgcctgCGGTAcgtaatcgcaactcgtacgaccagcagtcgaagcgtcctgttcagcttttcgcggtttcacttggttttcagcgccgcaccccaagcaggagccccatatcgcagtatcgatgacgaaacactagataaagacccgacatttcgcatgtgtaatcaacgtggttgttaaagctcaatcagtcgtcgattatcactcccatttgcttcagtgcacgcttcgatgcattcacaagcccttcgatggtgatctgtatccgctgaaccgctttgcagttgctgtgcaacaacaaatccgtcttgtagtgcgctatttgcagcttgacccattCATTCAGCTCTCGAtagcatctattgtctccgtcaccgacacctctatttcttcaagtgtctcaccgttagtgacacattgtccacgaaaccaacgattttcactttcctgggcagccgcagtgttaagaccccacactgatagaatatattcgtaaatcgctaggaattaatttcgtacaaacaactttcataaaaaatacgaatttttcgtacatatgatgaaccgttcgtagttctatcgaaacacttattttttattacaagtttttcgtgaaaaccacgaaatgactttcgttagcttattacgaaacagcttcatgcagcaaacgagtcgttcgctgttatatacgaatatctttataatatttacgagcaccattcgtcaaaccgtccatgccaaaagagcaatatggagccattgttgctattcgtcagataattgttgttgtctgattatttagtagtcgtatccgtgtccgtcggttgcaggaagatttcctgaagctctttcgcttccagttgattcagaatctagagcagtacagaatcagttgagccgtcgcgaactgctcgttgattttgtatgaataattttgagtttttctctgccggagcaatatcggtgctgtcaaacatcgatcctaaaagatcgtttcgtttctttcacgaaaaataatgtcgataactttcgggcaatgtaaattaaataagtaaaatttacgaaaactttcgttcatcaatcaatcggccatttcttcgtatcacaataaaatcgatttggccacatcgatttttttaaataaaaaaaaaacatcgatcccaaaagatcgactgaaaacaataagaggctaataaatacgaaaacttttctaagataaacgaaaagattttgtgcGACCAaagaagtcgttcgtaatatatacaaacgtttattaaaataaacaaaacatttcatttcattcacgaaaaataatgtcgttatcaacgataacattcgtgcagtgtacattaaatgtgtaaaatttacgaaaactttcgttcaccatacggctattcttgttcatgaaatgaacgaaacttactatttacaatgtacgaaaatacttcgttgcagaaaacgacgaatgaattcgtgcattgcatgattcattatattcacaaatttatattatcagtgtatcgtacatcccattccaaagtgttggacagagaatggagccctgagtaacgcACGCTGCGACTCGCAGTGCCTTCTGTCCATTTTTTCGTCTGGTACATGAAGAACTACTTCCAGTACTCTGGAAGTAGTTCTTcatgatctggctcattcttttatgtcaCGCTGCAGCATTGGTttattcgaggctggatggcccggtgacttccctgactttggcagcaacatcagtttctgcaccttcctcatttcggggattaccacTTCAGCAGTAGTatactgaacatgtccggatatgccaggatcgcagctttcagcgccacggttggtattccatccggaccgagggtttgctttgattttagtcacatcgacgcgtctttgagctcgtcgttagtcacttgccactcgactgtgttacctccgacttcttcgccgtacggtgtcggtgatcagtagttgaatcgtgattcgggaagagaccctcaatgattatctttagcttacccgggcatatttcagctggtgtcgacggaccatCGTCTTCGTTATGACgaatcagtacgcgtcccccagggattggcgtttatttctcagcacagctacttatggcaattggcttgctaagcttgatctcccgttttaaaccTTCTAgctacgtcgcttgcgctcttgtctcactctccgatcttgcgctctgagcccgccttctggctctaagacaagcagcgtgtagcgtactaagttactcatttaaccagtaagctgcacgccgtctactgcatacCCCTAGTTTTcatgacattgtaacgtcacaagccgtcacaatccttcttgttagccgtcagcctatcaacgtacttgattccgttgttcgccgaagtaactcaacaaagaggttttcgttaaaggctttcgtcttccattttagctagccgcccgtccttcttcgtgctgcagcagggttccattggccgatgcggtagcgaatcgcctggtggtctctctggggatacttctctcacactctccagtccatgttcgccgtcagtcaaagactacagaatgtggcgaaatttctctcggtaccgatatccgtttcgtgaaccaataagctcccagctcctcgcttcgccgcgatctacttgttatagtcctcggcggttgagctagcctccacaacgtgccgtcgggtaggtgtcgagtctgcagccaatttccactacaaggaaatattttcacaagataacttttgcaaatgaaactttgagaatttcatttaaaatatttggcatatttttgtttaacatattcaattttttcaaatttctccaaaatatttcggggggggtttcgtccccaaaaccccccccgctactacgccactggtcAGCAGCAGTAAATACATATTATGTTGGCCCCGCCCATATGGCAGGTCCTCTCTTTTCATTCGCTTATGGCAGCTACACTAGTATAAACAATAACTTCTTCAGGTAAAGAAGGACGTTTTCATTTAATTATTTGTGTCGTTTTAGTGCGTCTGTGTATGCTTCACTCCCTTGGTCCTTTGCTTTTTGGTGTATACTTTCCGCTATTGTTAATGAGCGTGTTATAAAAGTTTATTATGCTTTAGTTTGTTTTCCCACGTTTATTATGTGGTATCTTCGCGTTGGCTGGACATGATGTCGCCTCGTGTTCGTTATTTCTATTTCCATTTGTTCTAATATCTGCATGAGACTAGGCTTCAATGGGTCATTGAATTAGTCGGCATAGCGTTTCTGAATTAGAATCGACAGACAGCCTTAGTTGAGggaatatttattaaattatatATAACGcctttttcgcttcagatatgTAGTTGATATTCGAGTTTGTAGAACTCTTTGAGCGTCTCGTTCTGCCGGAAATTGAGCATTCGATGAAAGAGATCTCTTCTATGAGACGGTCGACAGACGGTATCGAAATGCCGGAAGAGATGAGCAGCGGTTAGTGAGTATTACAAGAGGGAATGAGACACTTACTAccattgaaatgaaatctgtaagtagcactaacAAACATCTAGTTTCAGGAACGGGATGGCACTAGGACTGTGGCATTCGACTGGTGTGGTCCATTTTCATTGGTTCGGAAGACTTCTTGgttggttggtagatatgtactcctacttgcaagttgatcaattcgtttgggtggggacatgtggatcctgcTAGTTGTCAACTGTTTTGAccgtgagtatgaggctagttcaggaaagaaGTGCAGAACTGGCACTGGCTCTCAGAAATGAGAAGGCagccctttcgggtcggtgtagTCTGTTCGAGTCtaaccaggcggacattcggttcTAGCAAACTTTATGAGAAATAGGTAGTGGTTCTTTTTGTGAAACCCTAAAATGGTTATACGACTGTCCCCAGAAAATCATTCCTCAGAAACTAAAACATCGAAGAAAGAACCATTCTCCAGAATACCATTCCCCCGAAAGTACCAATTACCAGAAAACCTTTTTTCccggaaagtatttttttccCAGAAAACCTTTACCCAGAAGTTCATACcccagaaaaaaaaaccatttcccagaaattgAGATGTTTTAACTGAAAATGACTTATTTATGAGTATTAGTAGCAGAGGAATCAATAATGGCATGATCTGTGATCAACTCGTATGCCCGGTTTATTCGAACATAGGAGTTGACTCCTTATTTTAAACATGGGCAGATCTTTCAATATGTATGCCAAATAGCCCTCGGAATGAAACTTGTTATCCACTCGGCTGCCCGATTTACTCAAACAGGggatgattccttctttcaaactttCTTTGAATCTGTAGTGAAATTGAAATGAATGCACAAAACGTTTAGGGAGTTTTAGCGacatttttttatcttttcaaCATTGATACTTCTGTTTTACTTTACACTGTATCACAAGTAAACCTTATAGTtataaatttaaatattgactccctcggcatgatactg is part of the Topomyia yanbarensis strain Yona2022 chromosome 1, ASM3024719v1, whole genome shotgun sequence genome and encodes:
- the LOC131677565 gene encoding Fanconi anemia group M protein-like isoform X1 — its product is MSSLSSAVSDKVADMSAMSIAQALPPAQQPPIVPPSQYNPFAGFDPHAGTNWLYPIDFTSPEYLPLITEKTLYHNSLAILPNKFEKTFVTAVAMYNVYRWYPLGKVVFIAPKRNLVSDQMSACERLMKFQSADVVEMVMKPHDRPRFWMSKRVFFISSYMMLCDVNRAAEERMMMDRVKLVVIDEPQAENRLHTKILQKLAEFNQNFRILCVSTTSSKTVDAGLLKQWFISNIELQWGNPQETPEDWLMNKKEISNISTPINPSLSALLAELRDLGQRYTKNLHVSKTICKAEFESVEIEQIKQERSKYELGILTGVMRKNHHDIMLNFHLAEKIIVGYRTLQRDGIVSLLEYFTRQNDVLLQNDQKLVDFLHKLQQGAYNTPHPKFRTLENFLREFFQRRSDAKVLIVVEHLDVALVINKCLQVIPECKHKVLIDANYAQDIDMYCKSQLNVLIVTISIEPAIDIGETDLIILFNMTDNPRKFLAHIARTRGKKHGAIVILTTEGAEQQEVDEVIHTRRSYHFENRNILPIGVDLSNMMMQTSPLLIPPGFQPKGRQIFFNVPPSTDPSSQEFKATVEDPAYFQLGMDQKISPQAGDKRKIVEVFSDKPAAYDAVNGQTYYEVVPIKQQQLELPLQRNDC
- the LOC131677565 gene encoding Fanconi anemia group M protein-like isoform X2 — translated: MSSLSSAVSDKVADMSAMSIAQALPPAQQPPIVPPSQYNPFAGFDPHAGTNWLYPIDFTSPEYLPLITEKTLYHNSLAILPNKFEKTFVTAVAMYNVYRWYPLGKVVFIAPKRNLVSDQMSACERLMKFQSADVVEMVMKPHDRPRFWMSKRVFFISSYMMLCDVNRAAEERMMMDRVKLVVIDEPQAENRLHTKILQKLAEFNQNFRILCVSTTSSKTVDAGLLKQWFISNIELQWGNPQETPEDWLMNKKEISNISTPINPSLSALLAELRDLGQRYTKNLHVSKTICKAEFESVEIEQIKQERSKYELGILTGVMRKNHHDIMLNFHLAEKIIVGYRTLQRDGIVSLLEYFTRQNDVLLQNDQKLVDFLHKLQQGAYNTPHPKFRTLENFLREFFQRRSDAKVLIVVEHLDVALVINKCLQVIPECKHKVLIDANYAQDIDMYCKSQLNVLIVTISIEPAIDIGETDLIILFNMTDNPRKFLAHIARTRGKKHGAIVILTTEGAEQQEVDEVIHTRPKRKANFLQRSTLD